One window from the genome of Prosthecobacter vanneervenii encodes:
- a CDS encoding DedA family protein has translation MNTSGFIQDYGLLALVIGTIFEGEGVVLVAGLAIRQGLLPPVAALLAALLGTVISDQFCFYLGRLMGGRVLQRFPGMRARFESVRRRVEGHQTAIIFSFQYFPGLSMIVPFTLGMTKLLALRFLVLDVLSAGLWAGTLLCAGYLFGMSIQPLLEKFHDYSGWLLGGLACLILLLFHWRAVCAARDVETKEDGL, from the coding sequence ATGAACACTTCAGGCTTCATCCAGGACTATGGCCTGCTGGCTCTGGTCATCGGTACCATTTTTGAAGGAGAAGGAGTCGTGCTCGTGGCGGGTCTGGCCATCCGCCAGGGCCTGCTGCCGCCGGTGGCGGCTTTGCTCGCCGCTCTGCTTGGCACCGTCATTTCGGACCAGTTCTGTTTCTACTTAGGCCGGCTGATGGGTGGCAGGGTGCTGCAACGCTTCCCGGGAATGCGAGCGCGTTTTGAATCGGTGCGCAGACGAGTGGAAGGACACCAGACGGCGATCATCTTCAGCTTCCAGTATTTTCCTGGCCTGAGCATGATCGTGCCCTTCACCCTGGGCATGACAAAGCTGCTGGCCCTGCGCTTTCTGGTGCTGGATGTGCTGTCTGCCGGGCTGTGGGCCGGGACTCTCCTCTGCGCGGGTTATTTGTTTGGCATGTCCATCCAGCCCCTGCTGGAAAAATTCCATGACTACAGCGGCTGGTTGTTGGGCGGTCTGGCCTGCCTCATCCTGCTGCTGTTCCACTGGCGCGCGGTTTGTGCCGCAAGGGACGTGGAGACCAAGGAGGACGGACTGTGA
- a CDS encoding TusE/DsrC/DsvC family sulfur relay protein yields the protein MKKNIAGTEVDVNEEGYLTDMSQWNEAIAAAIAAEEGVGALTDAHMKVVRYLREQQAKGAALTIRSMGKSGVVTTKELYDLFPGGPLKKSSKIAGIPKPVGCI from the coding sequence ATGAAAAAGAACATCGCAGGAACTGAAGTGGACGTGAATGAGGAGGGCTACCTCACCGACATGTCCCAATGGAACGAAGCCATCGCCGCCGCCATTGCCGCGGAGGAAGGAGTGGGCGCGCTGACAGACGCGCATATGAAAGTGGTGCGCTACCTGCGAGAGCAGCAAGCCAAAGGTGCCGCGCTGACCATCCGCAGCATGGGCAAGAGCGGCGTGGTCACCACCAAGGAGCTCTACGATCTCTTTCCCGGCGGCCCGCTGAAGAAGTCCTCCAAGATTGCCGGCATCCCCAAACCCGTCGGCTGCATTTAA
- a CDS encoding DsrE/DsrF/DrsH-like family protein: MSTPDDKQPVKKICIIVSRGSLDGIYPALIMANGARMEGIEASLFFTFFGLNGLANKTLDHMKVSTVGNAALNMAMPMLGMPMTMPFPTWMGALPGVSAFATSLMNREMEKLDIPPVREFLELISDSGGKIFACKLAMDMFKLKKEDLMDRVDGVLTVGQFYEESAGAGTHILFT, translated from the coding sequence ATGAGCACCCCTGACGACAAACAACCGGTGAAGAAGATCTGCATCATCGTGAGCCGTGGCTCGCTGGATGGCATCTACCCGGCGCTGATCATGGCCAATGGCGCACGCATGGAGGGCATCGAGGCCTCCTTGTTCTTCACCTTCTTTGGACTCAACGGCTTGGCCAACAAGACGCTGGATCACATGAAGGTCTCCACCGTGGGCAATGCCGCGCTGAACATGGCCATGCCCATGCTGGGCATGCCGATGACGATGCCCTTCCCCACCTGGATGGGCGCGCTGCCGGGTGTCTCCGCCTTTGCCACAAGCCTGATGAACAGGGAGATGGAGAAACTGGACATCCCGCCCGTGCGCGAATTCCTGGAGCTCATCTCCGACTCCGGCGGCAAGATCTTCGCCTGCAAGCTGGCCATGGACATGTTCAAGCTCAAAAAGGAAGACCTGATGGACCGCGTAGACGGCGTGCTGACCGTGGGGCAGTTCTACGAAGAGTCAGCGGGCGCAGGCACGCACATTTTGTTTACGTGA
- a CDS encoding metallophosphoesterase family protein — MPILVSDEAPDIHTSRVKLPTRERKSGRTLVIGDIHGCSTALDLLLQELAPRSDDTIVTLGDYVDRGPDTRGVLHTLLDLESHCQLIPILGNHEILMLDARQSLVDSGSWYGVGGRQTMQSYGCMDTPDWSAIPEEHWEFLSKRLQRWHMNDTHIFAHANVNAMLPMPDQSDDWLFWRRFDDSHPHFSGKTMICGHTAQKNGLPLILPGRICIDTWAYGEGWLTCLETETGAILQTNQRGEARRYSTEEVRMLTEKE; from the coding sequence ATGCCCATTCTGGTCAGCGATGAAGCCCCCGACATTCACACGTCGAGGGTCAAGCTCCCCACCCGCGAACGCAAAAGCGGGCGGACTCTCGTCATTGGAGATATCCACGGCTGCTCCACCGCGCTAGACCTGCTGCTCCAGGAACTGGCCCCCCGGAGCGATGACACCATTGTGACTCTGGGAGACTACGTGGACCGCGGACCGGACACCCGAGGCGTTTTGCACACCCTGCTGGACCTGGAAAGCCACTGCCAGCTCATTCCCATCCTGGGAAATCATGAGATCCTCATGCTGGATGCCCGCCAGAGCTTGGTGGACTCCGGATCCTGGTATGGCGTAGGCGGCCGGCAGACGATGCAGTCCTACGGCTGCATGGACACGCCGGACTGGAGCGCCATCCCTGAGGAGCACTGGGAATTCCTCAGCAAGCGCCTGCAGCGCTGGCACATGAATGACACCCACATCTTTGCCCATGCCAATGTGAACGCCATGCTGCCCATGCCTGACCAGAGCGACGACTGGCTCTTCTGGCGGCGGTTTGACGACTCCCATCCGCATTTTTCCGGCAAGACCATGATCTGCGGCCACACCGCGCAGAAAAACGGGCTGCCTCTCATCCTGCCCGGCCGCATCTGCATCGACACCTGGGCCTACGGCGAAGGCTGGCTCACCTGCCTGGAGACTGAGACTGGTGCGATCCTCCAGACCAATCAGCGCGGTGAGGCACGGCGCTACAGCACCGAAGAGGTGCGCATGCTCACCGAGAAGGAGTGA
- a CDS encoding BON domain-containing protein, with product MTRARWILSAASLFALWLLGALVLLPVMQRTLEAAAKDTLSKQTELKDRLGALQVTFDGQQAHLRGSVRTAQDRNRIEAAVRDLVRAPAPLSGGLGLHLNPVGGVRSEIEIVPYAPGWLLLAANGPRARLLGTAANAYEARDLARSVQDQWDTRGGSTEGMPGTDAEVHDEAASVSTTLRGIPAPSTGAQAWLARIGQGWRQLALQSADATLLSQARDAGVSEEEWKKQVLPALEELRALHLKEQRAELDAERFVRLPPGHLFLAARGQEIILRGEVGSEAMKRTVLEEALQAFSPRRLHDQIRVTTDRRPSGEFGPITTALLPEKDKPGGKTCFLGLAGDAWKPVEWQIAVKEQTWKNDLPGMLDLRELQADSAVVSSWLDGTGGTSPSQPQAMQPAFLSLAVFGSRVILSGQVAEAAAQALCVDAVRRAYSPPFLVMSDSFRVHGDCAASRGILNTLKSLPPAPKAGSAGIFAIARPGGDWEIMLVTQDLVEAGGIARAGKVPAGIPAAVVEELSAEAVEELRLHLAHPEFP from the coding sequence ATGACACGCGCGCGCTGGATTCTCTCTGCTGCCTCCCTCTTCGCGCTCTGGCTGCTAGGAGCACTGGTCTTGCTACCCGTCATGCAGCGCACGCTTGAGGCCGCTGCAAAGGATACACTTTCCAAGCAGACTGAGCTGAAAGACCGTCTGGGAGCGCTGCAAGTGACCTTTGACGGCCAGCAGGCACACCTGCGCGGCAGCGTGCGCACCGCACAAGACCGCAACCGCATCGAGGCCGCAGTGAGAGACTTGGTGCGTGCCCCTGCACCGCTTTCCGGTGGCCTGGGCCTGCACCTTAATCCCGTGGGCGGCGTGCGCAGCGAGATCGAGATCGTGCCCTATGCGCCCGGCTGGCTGCTGCTGGCCGCCAACGGACCCCGTGCCCGCCTGCTGGGCACCGCCGCGAACGCCTACGAGGCCCGGGATCTGGCACGGAGCGTGCAGGACCAGTGGGACACCCGGGGCGGCTCCACTGAAGGCATGCCCGGCACCGATGCCGAGGTCCATGACGAGGCGGCCAGCGTCTCCACTACGCTGCGAGGCATCCCTGCACCGTCCACAGGTGCACAGGCCTGGCTGGCACGCATCGGCCAAGGCTGGCGCCAGCTGGCGCTGCAAAGCGCAGACGCCACCCTGCTGTCCCAAGCCCGTGATGCGGGGGTGAGCGAGGAGGAGTGGAAGAAGCAAGTGCTGCCCGCCCTGGAGGAACTGCGCGCCCTGCACCTCAAAGAGCAGCGTGCCGAATTGGATGCCGAACGCTTTGTGCGTCTGCCTCCGGGCCATCTTTTTCTGGCAGCACGAGGCCAGGAGATCATTCTACGGGGGGAAGTGGGCAGCGAGGCCATGAAGCGCACTGTTTTGGAGGAAGCACTGCAGGCTTTCTCCCCACGTCGTCTGCATGACCAGATCCGTGTCACCACAGATCGGCGGCCCAGCGGTGAGTTTGGCCCCATCACGACGGCCCTGCTGCCAGAGAAGGACAAGCCCGGTGGCAAGACCTGCTTTCTGGGCCTGGCAGGCGACGCCTGGAAGCCAGTGGAATGGCAGATCGCCGTGAAGGAACAGACCTGGAAAAATGACCTGCCAGGCATGCTGGATCTTCGGGAGTTACAAGCCGACAGCGCCGTGGTCAGCAGCTGGCTGGATGGCACTGGCGGCACCTCTCCCAGCCAGCCTCAGGCGATGCAGCCCGCCTTTCTGAGCCTGGCAGTGTTTGGCAGCCGCGTCATTCTCTCCGGTCAAGTGGCCGAGGCAGCAGCCCAAGCCCTGTGCGTGGATGCCGTGCGCCGCGCCTACAGCCCGCCGTTTCTGGTGATGAGCGACTCCTTCCGCGTGCATGGCGACTGTGCGGCCTCCAGAGGCATCCTGAACACGCTGAAGAGCCTGCCGCCAGCACCCAAAGCCGGAAGCGCAGGCATTTTTGCCATCGCGCGTCCGGGTGGAGACTGGGAGATTATGCTGGTGACGCAGGATCTGGTGGAGGCGGGCGGCATCGCGCGCGCTGGCAAAGTCCCCGCTGGCATTCCTGCTGCCGTCGTTGAAGAACTCTCCGCCGAGGCCGTAGAAGAGCTGCGCCTGCACCTGGCCCACCCTGAATTTCCCTGA
- a CDS encoding SDR family oxidoreductase, whose translation MIPDTLFNKDSLGLAVASNRFRTQFSVNPRMSNSEGRKTPFAEEVVMESAGRVEKPAATVPFPNLASVVNSDVFLITGVTGFLGGAVVAELLNTAFPGKLLLMARACSPEEGLARVRRSLERFDVPSTRLQQLTIKNVLCGDLANVHAFADDERLKHVTHVVNCAGITSFGKDPNVWRVNVDGTLEFARHLKRASGLKRFMHISTAMICGDKPPSVVEEDVSLSINGQHLVPYTESKAEAERRLMKEMEGLPFVIVRPTIIAGHTKLGCRPSGSIFWAFRMSHALRMTTSPLDGMIDVVPVDYAARAVLHLVAARKLKHSIYHVGSGPSHSSTFAEIDAAFVKAAGTGADKEFYSGTVEEAVARKASFHEIFGECNRRFMQMAIRLYGGFAALNATFDNERLLKEGAPPPPKFSDYLAVCLETCKEVNIYAQAMIDFV comes from the coding sequence ATGATTCCTGATACCCTTTTTAACAAAGATTCCCTGGGTCTCGCCGTGGCCTCCAACCGTTTCCGGACCCAGTTTTCGGTGAACCCGAGGATGAGCAATTCAGAGGGGCGCAAGACTCCATTCGCGGAAGAAGTCGTCATGGAATCCGCGGGACGGGTGGAAAAACCCGCCGCTACCGTGCCTTTTCCAAATCTTGCCTCTGTTGTGAACTCGGATGTGTTTTTGATCACCGGCGTGACGGGCTTTTTGGGTGGTGCTGTCGTGGCAGAACTCTTGAACACGGCTTTTCCTGGGAAGCTCCTCCTCATGGCGCGCGCGTGCAGTCCTGAGGAAGGTCTTGCGCGTGTCCGGCGCTCCTTGGAGCGGTTTGATGTGCCTTCCACGCGCCTCCAGCAGTTGACGATCAAGAACGTTCTCTGCGGAGATCTTGCCAATGTGCACGCCTTTGCAGATGACGAAAGGCTGAAGCACGTGACACATGTGGTGAACTGCGCTGGCATCACCTCCTTTGGAAAAGATCCCAACGTCTGGCGGGTGAACGTGGACGGCACGCTGGAATTCGCACGCCATCTGAAGCGTGCTTCGGGCTTGAAGCGCTTCATGCACATCAGCACGGCAATGATCTGCGGAGACAAGCCGCCAAGCGTGGTGGAGGAGGATGTGAGCCTGAGCATCAACGGTCAGCACCTTGTGCCTTATACCGAGAGCAAGGCCGAGGCCGAACGGCGGCTGATGAAGGAGATGGAAGGCCTGCCTTTCGTCATCGTCCGGCCGACCATCATCGCTGGACATACCAAGCTCGGCTGCCGCCCCTCCGGAAGCATCTTCTGGGCCTTTCGTATGAGCCACGCGCTCCGGATGACGACTTCGCCTCTGGATGGCATGATCGATGTGGTGCCGGTGGACTATGCCGCACGTGCAGTGCTGCATCTAGTGGCCGCACGAAAGCTGAAGCATTCCATTTATCACGTGGGTTCAGGCCCCTCCCACAGCTCGACCTTCGCGGAAATCGACGCTGCCTTTGTCAAAGCGGCGGGCACCGGAGCGGACAAGGAGTTCTACAGTGGCACCGTGGAAGAGGCGGTTGCCCGCAAAGCAAGCTTCCATGAAATCTTCGGGGAATGTAATCGCCGCTTCATGCAGATGGCCATCCGGCTCTACGGCGGATTTGCGGCGCTGAACGCCACCTTTGACAATGAACGACTGCTCAAGGAAGGAGCCCCGCCACCACCAAAGTTTTCAGACTATCTGGCGGTGTGCCTGGAGACCTGCAAAGAAGTAAACATCTACGCCCAGGCGATGATCGATTTTGTCTGA
- a CDS encoding superoxide dismutase codes for MKKSGVTRRAFLSTGMTAVTGAFLAAEEQVLAPLGVPLKQEPLAFDFDALEPHLDAATLKLHHGRHHTDILDKLQETLQPLNLNVPNVSTLMPNLSRLVVPTDPRRSMVRMGGPPQMLSADTQHALRLYGGAHINHTAFWRFLAPPGSGPDGPQGRVAEAIVRDFGGIGEFKTAFTEAAMKHFGSGWAFVVFRPGGRLVITTLRNEDNPLMSEIVPAEHSGRFILCLDLWEHSYYLKFRNDRRKYIDAWWNVVNWNFVSRSYTVACNLARV; via the coding sequence GAGTCACCCGACGCGCCTTTCTCTCCACCGGCATGACCGCTGTGACGGGGGCGTTTCTCGCGGCGGAGGAGCAGGTGCTAGCACCTCTGGGCGTGCCGCTGAAGCAGGAACCGCTGGCGTTTGACTTTGACGCGCTGGAGCCGCATCTGGATGCCGCCACGCTGAAGCTTCACCACGGCAGGCACCACACGGACATCCTCGACAAACTGCAGGAGACGCTGCAGCCGCTGAACCTGAACGTGCCAAACGTGAGCACGCTCATGCCCAACCTCAGCCGGCTGGTCGTGCCCACGGATCCGCGCCGCAGCATGGTGCGCATGGGCGGCCCGCCGCAGATGCTCTCTGCGGACACGCAGCATGCACTGCGCCTGTATGGCGGCGCGCACATCAATCACACCGCCTTCTGGCGCTTTCTGGCACCTCCTGGTAGCGGCCCTGACGGGCCGCAGGGACGAGTGGCTGAGGCCATCGTGAGAGACTTTGGCGGCATTGGTGAATTCAAGACGGCTTTTACCGAGGCGGCCATGAAGCACTTTGGCTCGGGCTGGGCCTTTGTGGTTTTCCGCCCCGGCGGCAGGCTGGTCATCACCACCCTGCGCAATGAGGACAATCCTCTCATGTCCGAGATCGTGCCCGCAGAGCACAGCGGCCGCTTCATCCTCTGCCTGGACCTGTGGGAGCACTCCTACTACCTGAAATTCCGCAACGACCGCCGCAAATACATCGACGCCTGGTGGAATGTGGTGAACTGGAACTTCGTGTCGCGTTCCTACACCGTGGCCTGCAATCTGGCACGAGTCTGA
- a CDS encoding cupin-like domain-containing protein, producing MTNYQGPEFQLVETISAADLARQGGFQPRKTPLLVKGAVKSWPAWDKWTFARLAELKRPDGSEVISSFQNGLVEQGVTKEPLDLPVAPYLRELDDLARKIRAEWDGGTGLCPDRIWKGLKPGDRFHLNWDHLRSFTPNRIYLAQWDILREFPEMKKDFAIRTLWPGWRMTWKYVFIGPSNTVTGLHYDFPDNWFCQVAGVKEFLLFPPENTPHMHPSKKFDWGATLSDINISKLAEQPQMREDFAKTKGLYARVEAGDALFVPKQTWHCVVALEPSVSLAVFGLTLPEVLIGGGKAEIKALLHRLRLYRWGNCTCHKMTAAPKA from the coding sequence ATGACCAACTATCAAGGTCCCGAATTCCAACTGGTTGAAACCATCTCTGCGGCAGACTTGGCGCGGCAGGGCGGATTTCAGCCGCGCAAGACTCCTCTGCTGGTGAAGGGGGCGGTGAAATCCTGGCCTGCCTGGGATAAGTGGACCTTTGCCAGACTGGCAGAACTCAAGCGGCCCGATGGCTCTGAAGTCATCTCAAGTTTCCAAAATGGTCTGGTCGAGCAGGGGGTGACCAAAGAGCCGCTCGATCTTCCCGTGGCTCCCTACCTGCGAGAGCTGGATGACCTGGCGCGCAAAATTCGTGCGGAGTGGGATGGTGGCACCGGATTGTGTCCGGATCGTATTTGGAAAGGACTCAAACCAGGCGATCGCTTTCACCTGAACTGGGACCATTTGCGGAGCTTCACCCCGAACCGCATCTATCTCGCTCAGTGGGACATTTTGCGGGAGTTCCCGGAAATGAAAAAGGACTTTGCCATCCGCACTCTCTGGCCCGGCTGGCGCATGACCTGGAAGTATGTTTTCATCGGTCCCTCAAACACCGTCACCGGCCTGCATTACGATTTTCCAGACAACTGGTTTTGCCAGGTGGCGGGGGTGAAGGAGTTCCTGCTCTTCCCGCCGGAGAACACGCCGCATATGCACCCTTCGAAGAAGTTCGACTGGGGTGCCACTCTCAGTGATATCAACATTTCTAAGCTCGCGGAGCAGCCGCAAATGCGGGAGGATTTTGCCAAGACGAAAGGCCTCTATGCACGCGTGGAGGCAGGGGATGCGCTTTTTGTGCCCAAGCAGACCTGGCACTGCGTCGTGGCGCTGGAGCCGTCCGTGAGCCTCGCGGTCTTCGGACTTACGCTGCCAGAGGTTTTGATCGGCGGCGGCAAGGCGGAGATCAAAGCGCTGCTGCACAGGCTGCGCCTCTATCGCTGGGGCAACTGCACCTGTCACAAAATGACAGCTGCCCCCAAAGCCTGA
- a CDS encoding ABC transporter ATP-binding protein, whose translation MSPSPQKPSLSPASPPPIFAARGLRKVYHTGDLNVVALQGVDLDFHTGELAVLLGASGSGKSTLLNILGGLDIPTSGSLHYKGWDLSGGGERTLTQFRRNCVGFVFQFYNLIPSLTARENVALITDIAPDPMKPEDALDRVGLSHRLDHFPSQLSGGEQQRVAIARAIAKKPEVLLCDEPTGALDVNTGITVLEAIERINRELGTLTIVITHNAAMSAMADRVLHLSDGHIVKESRNAERASVSSLQW comes from the coding sequence ATGTCACCCTCCCCCCAGAAGCCCAGCCTAAGCCCAGCCAGCCCGCCGCCCATCTTTGCGGCCCGTGGACTGCGCAAGGTGTACCACACCGGAGACCTCAACGTGGTGGCACTGCAGGGGGTGGACCTGGACTTTCACACTGGGGAGCTGGCTGTGCTGCTGGGTGCTTCTGGCAGTGGCAAGTCCACACTGCTCAACATCCTCGGCGGGCTGGACATCCCCACTTCCGGCAGCCTGCACTACAAGGGCTGGGACCTCTCAGGCGGCGGGGAGCGCACGCTGACCCAGTTTCGCCGTAACTGCGTAGGCTTCGTCTTCCAATTTTACAATCTCATCCCCAGCCTTACCGCGCGGGAAAACGTGGCCCTCATCACAGACATCGCCCCAGACCCCATGAAGCCAGAGGACGCGCTGGACCGTGTGGGCCTGAGCCACCGCTTGGACCATTTCCCCTCCCAGCTCAGCGGCGGTGAGCAGCAGCGCGTAGCCATCGCCCGCGCCATCGCCAAAAAGCCCGAGGTGCTCCTGTGCGACGAACCCACCGGCGCTCTGGATGTGAACACCGGCATCACCGTGCTGGAGGCCATCGAGCGCATCAACCGCGAACTCGGTACCCTGACCATCGTCATCACCCATAATGCGGCCATGTCCGCCATGGCTGATCGAGTCCTCCATCTTTCAGACGGCCACATCGTCAAAGAGAGCCGCAACGCTGAGCGTGCATCGGTCTCTAGCCTACAGTGGTAA
- the sqr gene encoding type III sulfide quinone reductase, selenoprotein subtype, with translation MSRHLLILGGGTAGTIMANSLRRRLPAQEWSITVVDRSEKHLYQPGLLFLPFGKYEEGDIIRSTRDFIPQGVEFMQAEVDRIIPEEHAVTIKDGRTLKYDLLIIATGCRTAPEETAGMLGPKWRVNVHDFYTLDGARALREKLKTFPGGRVVVHINEMPIKCPVAPLEFTFLADTFFRERGMRDKVMLTYVTPLSGAFTKPKASKKLSHLLGDKGIELVTEFVAEKVDQENNKLVCFDGREVPYDLLVTTPTNMGDEAVRRSALGDDLDFIATNKHTLQSIEYKDVFVIGDATNLPASKAGSVAHFESETLADNIIRHIAGEPLKEEFDGHSNCFIESGNGKALLIDFNHEYEPHEGGFPFAFGPMRLLEESRLNHWGKLAFRHIYWNVLLRAWPLPGISRQKKKPVES, from the coding sequence ATGAGCAGACATCTTCTCATCCTCGGCGGCGGCACGGCGGGCACCATCATGGCCAACAGCCTGCGCAGGCGGCTGCCCGCCCAGGAGTGGAGCATCACGGTCGTGGACCGCTCCGAGAAGCACCTCTACCAGCCTGGGCTGCTCTTCCTGCCCTTTGGCAAGTATGAGGAGGGCGACATCATCCGCAGCACACGCGACTTCATTCCCCAGGGGGTCGAGTTTATGCAGGCGGAAGTGGATCGCATTATTCCCGAAGAGCATGCAGTCACGATCAAAGACGGGCGCACACTCAAGTACGACCTGCTCATCATCGCCACAGGCTGCCGCACCGCGCCGGAGGAGACCGCCGGCATGCTCGGCCCGAAATGGCGCGTGAACGTGCACGATTTCTACACGCTGGATGGCGCACGCGCGCTACGCGAGAAATTGAAAACCTTCCCCGGCGGCCGCGTGGTGGTGCACATCAATGAGATGCCTATCAAATGCCCTGTGGCCCCGCTGGAGTTCACCTTCCTGGCGGACACCTTTTTCCGCGAGCGCGGCATGCGCGACAAGGTCATGCTCACCTACGTGACACCACTGTCCGGTGCCTTCACCAAGCCCAAGGCCTCCAAGAAGTTGAGCCACCTGCTGGGAGACAAAGGCATCGAACTGGTGACCGAATTCGTGGCCGAAAAGGTGGATCAGGAAAACAACAAGCTCGTGTGCTTTGACGGCCGCGAGGTGCCCTACGACCTCCTCGTGACCACGCCCACCAACATGGGAGACGAAGCCGTGCGCCGCTCCGCGCTGGGGGATGATCTCGACTTCATCGCCACGAACAAGCACACGCTGCAATCCATCGAGTACAAGGACGTGTTTGTGATCGGAGACGCCACCAATCTCCCGGCCTCGAAGGCGGGCTCGGTGGCCCACTTTGAAAGCGAGACGCTGGCGGACAACATCATTCGACACATCGCCGGAGAGCCGCTCAAGGAGGAGTTTGACGGCCACTCGAACTGCTTCATCGAGTCCGGCAACGGCAAGGCGCTGCTGATCGACTTCAACCACGAGTACGAGCCGCACGAAGGCGGCTTCCCCTTCGCCTTTGGCCCCATGCGCCTGCTGGAGGAGAGCCGCCTCAACCACTGGGGCAAGCTGGCCTTCCGCCACATCTACTGGAACGTGCTGCTGCGCGCCTGGCCGCTGCCGGGCATCAGCCGGCAGAAAAAGAAACCCGTCGAATCTTGA
- a CDS encoding DUF3313 family protein, with translation MSADLCRLCKGTMMLLALALASCRTAKSVVAAVEVKPSTFLEHAGNLREVRERSPFLGNWWDPDKKMVATLEKVKKIYIAPVQHSHVRPMEGIIPKIEYGSWRRDRNLPTLAKYTRKKFIQVFKDSKNPRFTVVDEPGKEAVTLELSLLEWVPNTYTGFAVREVVDWVTFDGVAAVTLKGTRGVIAIEGRMIEPKSGKSFFEFADKEIGKTVLILPIQEFFPSGQAHFAITEWAKQLEELLRTKADVKVKDSFPVVLWNY, from the coding sequence GTGAGCGCCGACCTATGTCGCCTTTGCAAAGGCACGATGATGCTGCTGGCACTGGCACTTGCATCCTGCCGCACCGCCAAAAGCGTGGTGGCAGCCGTCGAGGTCAAGCCTTCGACCTTCCTAGAGCACGCCGGGAATCTGAGGGAAGTGCGCGAACGTTCTCCGTTTCTCGGAAACTGGTGGGACCCGGACAAAAAGATGGTCGCCACTCTCGAAAAGGTCAAAAAAATCTACATCGCTCCCGTGCAGCACAGTCACGTGCGGCCAATGGAGGGGATCATTCCGAAGATCGAATACGGATCATGGCGCCGCGACCGCAACCTGCCCACGCTCGCCAAGTACACGCGCAAAAAATTCATTCAGGTGTTCAAGGATTCAAAAAACCCGCGCTTTACTGTGGTGGACGAGCCTGGCAAGGAGGCCGTGACCCTAGAGCTTTCACTGCTGGAATGGGTGCCAAACACCTACACGGGCTTCGCCGTGCGCGAAGTCGTGGACTGGGTCACGTTTGACGGAGTGGCTGCCGTAACTCTGAAAGGAACGCGGGGCGTCATTGCCATTGAAGGGCGCATGATTGAGCCAAAGTCAGGGAAGTCTTTTTTCGAGTTTGCTGACAAGGAGATCGGAAAGACCGTTTTGATCCTGCCCATTCAGGAGTTCTTTCCCTCAGGGCAGGCGCACTTTGCCATCACTGAGTGGGCCAAACAGCTGGAGGAACTTCTCCGCACCAAGGCGGATGTGAAGGTGAAAGACAGCTTTCCCGTGGTGCTGTGGAACTATTGA